A genomic stretch from Gardnerella leopoldii includes:
- a CDS encoding CAP domain-containing protein, whose product MKNNKQGLVRNLAMHVNSCSSNLFKSFGFKSNSSMNSKNTIVKSAVVKHIVCSLISLLAVVSFVCLSAQSSMNMNLMGINSLELSKEASNSSTSNLSIKNPIIKQKNVARSVGWVRSVDVVRYVLASIRNARSRLYDDRSIYFEGIPLQDYVSRCGLTKQAYVNNIQYDSANEEDAYRRAQETAQHGKFGHFAPDGKSAPDFNGRKAWGENLSWGTDLAGSMRLWIQNEEGPLRATRGAFTDENGHLYQILNPRNISFGYGEAQGGPYGIVGDLTLSEYNGDIDYPDGKIGYGSPQVYQRPAAVANNTKAAKSDKDKKDDKDKKDKKDKKDDKNKKKHKGDRSNKKKAFGKNKHLANKVNSQIANSKDSAKNTEKTGISGMVVAVIAMVIILCAVVVFSILLYKSRKNARAKAASVDTAVANTDTAVADAEAVAEVADAAVDNDYAADNAPAVAEEAVSNETISQDFAAEEAVSAGSASAEE is encoded by the coding sequence ATGAAAAATAATAAGCAGGGATTGGTGCGCAATTTAGCTATGCATGTAAATTCATGCTCATCTAATTTATTTAAATCATTTGGTTTTAAATCGAATAGTTCAATGAATTCGAAGAATACGATAGTTAAAAGTGCTGTAGTGAAGCATATTGTATGTTCGCTGATAAGCCTGCTTGCTGTAGTATCCTTTGTGTGCTTGTCTGCACAAAGCTCCATGAATATGAATTTGATGGGCATAAATTCGTTAGAATTAAGCAAAGAAGCATCTAATTCGTCTACGTCAAACCTGTCTATTAAAAACCCGATTATTAAACAAAAAAACGTTGCACGTAGTGTTGGCTGGGTTCGATCTGTTGATGTAGTGCGCTATGTGCTGGCTTCAATTCGTAATGCACGTTCGCGTTTATACGACGATCGTAGTATTTACTTTGAAGGAATTCCTTTGCAAGATTATGTGAGTCGTTGCGGTTTAACTAAACAAGCTTATGTGAATAATATTCAATACGATTCCGCAAATGAAGAGGATGCGTATCGTCGCGCACAAGAGACTGCTCAACATGGTAAATTTGGTCATTTTGCTCCAGATGGTAAAAGCGCACCTGATTTTAATGGTAGAAAAGCTTGGGGTGAAAACTTAAGCTGGGGTACAGATCTTGCTGGTTCTATGCGTTTATGGATTCAAAATGAAGAGGGACCATTGCGCGCTACTCGTGGTGCCTTTACTGACGAGAATGGTCATTTGTATCAAATCTTGAATCCACGAAATATCTCCTTTGGTTATGGTGAAGCTCAAGGCGGTCCGTACGGCATTGTTGGTGATTTAACTTTGTCGGAATATAACGGTGATATTGACTATCCTGATGGCAAAATTGGTTATGGAAGCCCTCAAGTTTATCAGCGTCCTGCTGCAGTAGCGAATAATACTAAGGCAGCTAAATCCGATAAGGATAAAAAGGACGACAAGGATAAAAAAGATAAGAAAGATAAGAAGGACGATAAAAATAAGAAAAAACATAAGGGTGATAGATCTAACAAAAAGAAAGCATTTGGGAAAAATAAGCATTTAGCCAATAAGGTTAATTCTCAAATTGCAAATAGTAAAGATTCCGCTAAAAATACTGAAAAAACTGGTATTTCTGGAATGGTGGTTGCTGTAATTGCAATGGTAATTATTCTTTGTGCTGTAGTTGTATTTTCTATCTTACTTTATAAGTCACGCAAAAATGCGCGTGCAAAAGCTGCTTCTGTAGACACTGCTGTTGCTAATACTGATACTGCTGTTGCTGATGCTGAAGCTGTAGCAGAAGTTGCTGATGCTGCTGTTGATAATGATTATGCTGCTGATAATGCTCCTGCTGTAGCAGAAGAAGCTGTTTCAAATGAGACTATTTCGCAAGATTTTGCTGCAGAAGAAGCTGTTTCTGCAGGTTCTGCCTCTGCGGAAGAATAA
- a CDS encoding single-stranded DNA-binding protein — MVQQQSTVTISGFVGAEPISFGRNENSPACSLRIASTQSYYRNDEQQWHERPTTWMTVKAYRTLASNVLKSVHKGDAIVVSGNLSTESWTKDGNDYNRIILEAATIGHDLNRGTTQFTKRNADSAKNDHAKESNQAQQNNRAQQNNSNASILNDEFGGETDI; from the coding sequence ATGGTACAACAACAGTCAACTGTGACTATTAGCGGATTTGTAGGCGCAGAACCAATAAGTTTTGGACGCAACGAAAATTCTCCTGCTTGTTCTCTACGAATTGCAAGCACACAATCTTATTATCGAAATGATGAGCAGCAATGGCATGAGCGTCCAACCACATGGATGACTGTGAAGGCGTATCGAACTTTGGCTTCAAACGTTCTTAAAAGCGTGCATAAAGGTGATGCAATTGTTGTTTCTGGAAATTTGAGTACTGAAAGTTGGACAAAAGACGGCAATGATTATAATCGCATAATTTTAGAAGCGGCTACTATTGGTCACGATTTAAATCGTGGAACTACTCAATTTACAAAGCGAAACGCTGATTCCGCTAAAAATGATCATGCGAAAGAAAGTAATCAAGCACAGCAGAACAATAGGGCACAACAAAATAACTCTAACGCAAGCATTTTGAATGATGAATTTGGGGGCGAAACTGATATTTAA
- a CDS encoding zinc ribbon domain-containing protein, whose product MFCEKCGSQISDDQQFCNECGARIDSSIGSQTSAEQINNPQQAVYNQSEQQMYPQVYEQPVDAPKNKKSKYSKLTIIISAVVALVVVIAGIVCFLNLNKRVNSADGSHNNVISEAGKQYKKVLKDFSETKSSDSSDMKYYYTLWDINKDSIPDLVIASSRSADTTRMIDATYGVRVASYDGKKLIKSEDLTTSSDSYATLYFNKNHDGIVTLAPFGSDATSDGDMPWTKTIYRLNKHHKFTTSSETVEHPLGSDGVVQGTDELSRVVMPSFISISDMRGVDALVNNEENSQKVREHNKNVQNWIEKGYQVYTGTIKTLSKEEAKNLPGADKDDTTGFPDTYDDNARFTVLLLDNPSSVTVANGFMDCALRPTITFANKVAVLISDSNDGTSNNFKQYEGKRITIATKPNGIMYHGGDLPYGQPSVSSDDIHVIK is encoded by the coding sequence ATGTTTTGTGAAAAATGTGGATCACAAATTAGTGATGATCAGCAATTTTGTAATGAGTGTGGAGCGAGGATTGATTCTTCTATTGGTTCGCAAACTTCTGCAGAACAAATAAATAATCCACAGCAAGCAGTTTATAACCAATCAGAACAGCAGATGTATCCTCAGGTTTATGAGCAGCCTGTAGACGCGCCTAAGAATAAGAAAAGTAAGTATTCAAAATTAACAATTATTATTTCGGCAGTAGTTGCATTAGTCGTGGTAATTGCTGGAATAGTTTGTTTTTTGAATCTAAATAAAAGAGTAAATAGTGCTGATGGGTCTCATAATAACGTAATTAGTGAGGCTGGAAAACAATATAAAAAAGTTCTAAAAGATTTTAGCGAAACCAAATCTTCCGACAGTAGTGACATGAAGTATTACTACACGCTATGGGATATAAACAAAGACTCTATCCCAGATTTAGTGATTGCGTCTTCGCGCAGCGCTGATACTACTAGAATGATAGACGCTACATATGGTGTTCGTGTTGCTTCTTACGATGGTAAAAAGCTTATAAAATCTGAAGATTTGACCACTAGTAGCGATTCATATGCGACTTTGTATTTTAACAAGAATCATGATGGAATAGTTACACTTGCTCCATTTGGTTCTGATGCTACAAGTGATGGAGATATGCCTTGGACAAAAACAATATATCGTCTAAATAAACATCATAAATTCACAACTAGTTCTGAAACTGTTGAGCATCCGTTAGGAAGCGATGGTGTTGTTCAAGGAACTGATGAATTATCAAGAGTAGTAATGCCGTCGTTTATTTCAATTTCAGACATGAGAGGCGTTGACGCATTAGTGAATAATGAAGAGAATTCACAAAAAGTGCGTGAGCATAATAAGAATGTTCAGAATTGGATTGAAAAGGGTTACCAAGTCTACACTGGAACAATAAAGACCTTAAGTAAGGAAGAAGCTAAGAACTTACCTGGCGCTGATAAGGATGATACCACTGGCTTCCCAGACACTTATGATGATAATGCACGCTTTACTGTTCTTTTGCTAGATAATCCATCTTCAGTTACAGTGGCTAATGGTTTTATGGATTGTGCTTTAAGACCAACTATTACTTTCGCTAATAAAGTAGCTGTGCTTATCAGTGACTCTAATGATGGAACTAGTAATAATTTCAAACAATACGAAGGTAAGAGAATTACTATTGCAACGAAACCTAATGGCATTATGTATCATGGTGGTGATTTGCCTTATGGTCAGCCATCGGTTTCTTCTGATGACATACATGTGATTAAGTAG
- a CDS encoding proline--tRNA ligase has product MNSNVLRMSQLFLRTLREDPADADVTSAKLMQRAGYIRKSAPGVWTWLPLGLKVLNKVQAIIREEINGIGAQEVHFPALLPREPYEATNRWEEYGDNIFRLKDRHEADYLLAPTHEEVFTLLVKDMYSSYKDLPVTLYQIQTKYRDEFRPRAGLIRGREFIMQDAYSFSIDEDGLKSAYVEERAAYARIFNRLGIKYVIVHAVSGPMGGSDSEEFLAPMPIGEDTFALAPSGKAWNVEALTTPEMSEIDYSATPAAEALETPDAKTIEALVKVSNDLHPRKDGREWQADDTLKNLIIAVKHPADAEGGEHEEPWREIVAIGIPGDRQVDMKRLEAQFAPAEIEEATEDDLKSHPEFVKGYIGFSVLGPQARKEGSGIENPVRYLMDAHVAKGRAWITGADEDGKHVYNAVYGRDFEADGVVEAAQVRDGDMSPDGSGPLSFERGVEIGQVFQLGLKYSKALGLSVLNENGKAVPVWMGCYGIGVSRVIACLAETHHDDAGLAWPMAIAPAQVHVVATGKDQIAFDAAEKVVEELSKQGIEVIFDDRPKVSPGVKFKDAELVGVPLIAVAGRDTVNNGTIEIRDRNGSNVEAVPVDEAASRIVERVKILLNK; this is encoded by the coding sequence ATGAATTCCAATGTACTTCGTATGTCTCAGCTGTTCCTTCGTACGCTGCGCGAGGATCCTGCAGACGCGGACGTGACTTCCGCAAAACTTATGCAGCGCGCAGGCTATATTCGTAAATCTGCCCCAGGTGTGTGGACTTGGTTGCCGCTCGGACTCAAGGTTTTAAACAAGGTTCAAGCGATTATTCGCGAAGAAATCAACGGTATCGGTGCGCAGGAAGTCCACTTCCCAGCGCTTCTTCCACGTGAGCCTTATGAGGCTACAAACCGTTGGGAAGAATACGGCGACAACATCTTCCGCCTTAAAGATCGTCATGAAGCTGACTATCTTCTTGCTCCAACGCACGAAGAAGTTTTCACGCTCCTTGTTAAGGATATGTATTCTTCGTACAAGGATTTGCCTGTTACTTTGTATCAGATTCAAACAAAGTATCGCGACGAATTCCGTCCTCGCGCAGGTCTTATCCGCGGTCGCGAGTTTATTATGCAGGATGCTTATTCGTTCTCAATTGACGAAGATGGTTTGAAGTCTGCTTACGTTGAAGAGCGCGCTGCTTACGCTCGAATTTTCAACCGTTTGGGCATTAAATACGTGATTGTTCACGCTGTTTCCGGTCCAATGGGCGGTTCTGATTCTGAGGAATTCTTGGCTCCAATGCCAATTGGTGAAGATACTTTTGCTCTTGCTCCTTCCGGAAAAGCTTGGAATGTTGAGGCTCTTACCACTCCAGAAATGTCTGAGATTGATTATTCTGCAACTCCTGCAGCAGAAGCGCTCGAAACTCCAGACGCTAAGACGATTGAAGCTTTGGTTAAGGTTTCTAACGATTTGCATCCGCGTAAAGATGGCCGCGAATGGCAAGCAGACGACACTTTGAAGAATCTGATTATTGCTGTTAAGCACCCGGCTGATGCTGAGGGTGGCGAGCATGAGGAGCCATGGCGCGAAATTGTTGCTATTGGTATTCCAGGTGACCGCCAGGTAGATATGAAGCGTCTTGAAGCTCAGTTCGCTCCTGCAGAAATCGAAGAAGCAACTGAGGATGATTTGAAGTCTCATCCTGAGTTTGTTAAGGGCTACATTGGTTTTAGCGTATTAGGTCCTCAAGCTCGCAAAGAGGGTAGTGGTATTGAAAATCCTGTTCGCTACTTGATGGATGCTCACGTTGCGAAGGGAAGAGCCTGGATTACAGGAGCTGACGAAGACGGAAAGCACGTTTACAACGCTGTTTACGGTCGCGATTTTGAGGCTGACGGCGTTGTTGAAGCAGCCCAGGTTCGTGACGGCGATATGAGCCCAGATGGTTCCGGTCCGCTTAGCTTCGAACGCGGTGTAGAAATCGGTCAGGTGTTCCAGCTTGGCTTAAAGTATTCTAAGGCTTTGGGCCTAAGTGTGCTTAACGAAAATGGTAAAGCTGTGCCAGTTTGGATGGGCTGCTACGGTATTGGCGTTAGCCGCGTGATCGCATGCTTGGCAGAAACACATCACGACGACGCTGGTCTCGCATGGCCTATGGCAATTGCTCCAGCTCAAGTTCACGTCGTTGCTACTGGCAAGGATCAGATTGCTTTCGACGCTGCTGAAAAGGTTGTTGAAGAGCTTAGTAAGCAGGGAATCGAAGTAATCTTTGACGACCGTCCAAAGGTTTCTCCAGGCGTAAAGTTTAAGGATGCTGAGCTTGTTGGCGTGCCGCTGATTGCTGTAGCAGGTCGCGATACCGTGAACAACGGTACGATTGAAATCCGCGATCGCAACGGCTCAAACGTTGAAGCAGTTCCAGTTGACGAAGCTGCAAGCCGCATTGTAGAGCGTGTCAAAATACTTTTGAATAAGTAA
- a CDS encoding PIF1 family DEAD/DEAH box helicase: MKQSEALTIINAGASAFITGAPGAGKTYVLNEAIREMRKNGLSVAVTASTGIAATHLNGQTIHSWSGVGVANALTDTLLKTIRARRGKRIKATDVLVLDEVSMIHAWLFDMVDEVCRKVRKNPAPFGGLQVVISGDFFQLPPVSTSMRNRDVFEPSPEFISSREKYAAAGKNPEGYITESFAWDALKPVVCYLTEQHRQDDGKLLDVLTDIRSGLVSDDDKQVLASRLGEYPQDDEVAVHLFPTNAQADGLNNMQLAEINAEPHEFVATEAGPKNLVERLKKNMLAPERLVLKAGAAVMALRNDQEKQYVNGSVGRVLRFVPESKGGWPIVEFENGNIVTLKPAAWEMTDGETVLASVNQVPLRCAWGITIHKSQGMTLDSAVMDLRRTFAPGMGYVALSRVENLGGLYLEGINDRAFSVSVDAVLLDGSLRDASKRASEMLASDGASVFLTDKFEGDSANQQEFDIFGAVNYADNEEFSFDDEF; the protein is encoded by the coding sequence ATGAAGCAATCCGAAGCTCTAACCATAATCAACGCTGGTGCAAGCGCGTTCATTACCGGCGCTCCGGGTGCAGGTAAAACCTACGTATTAAACGAAGCTATTCGCGAAATGCGAAAGAACGGTTTAAGCGTGGCTGTAACGGCTTCTACCGGAATCGCAGCAACTCATTTAAACGGTCAAACCATTCACTCTTGGAGTGGAGTTGGAGTTGCAAACGCACTTACGGATACGCTTCTTAAAACCATTAGAGCTAGGCGAGGAAAGCGCATAAAAGCCACGGACGTGCTCGTGCTGGACGAAGTTTCAATGATACACGCGTGGCTTTTCGACATGGTTGACGAAGTATGCCGAAAAGTGCGCAAAAATCCCGCTCCTTTCGGCGGGCTTCAAGTAGTTATTTCGGGCGACTTCTTCCAGCTGCCTCCTGTTAGCACTTCTATGCGAAATCGTGACGTGTTCGAGCCGAGCCCGGAGTTTATTTCGTCGCGCGAAAAGTATGCTGCAGCTGGAAAAAATCCGGAAGGCTATATTACGGAATCTTTCGCCTGGGATGCTTTGAAACCTGTTGTGTGCTATTTAACTGAGCAACATCGTCAAGACGACGGTAAGTTACTTGATGTTTTAACAGATATTCGTAGCGGTCTAGTAAGTGACGACGATAAGCAAGTGCTTGCTAGTCGCCTTGGTGAGTATCCGCAAGATGACGAAGTTGCAGTACATCTTTTCCCAACGAACGCGCAAGCAGATGGTTTAAATAATATGCAGCTTGCGGAAATTAATGCTGAGCCTCACGAATTCGTTGCAACGGAAGCAGGACCTAAAAATCTTGTTGAACGCTTAAAGAAGAATATGCTTGCTCCGGAGCGTTTAGTTTTGAAGGCCGGAGCTGCTGTGATGGCATTGCGTAATGACCAAGAAAAGCAGTATGTAAACGGCTCTGTTGGACGTGTGTTGCGTTTTGTGCCTGAATCTAAAGGTGGCTGGCCGATTGTTGAGTTTGAAAACGGAAATATTGTCACTCTTAAGCCAGCTGCGTGGGAAATGACGGACGGTGAGACTGTACTTGCTAGCGTAAATCAAGTGCCTCTTCGTTGCGCGTGGGGAATTACGATTCATAAGTCGCAAGGTATGACGCTCGATAGTGCGGTAATGGATTTGCGTAGAACTTTCGCTCCTGGAATGGGATATGTTGCGCTTTCTCGCGTGGAAAATCTGGGCGGTCTTTATTTGGAAGGTATTAACGATCGCGCGTTTAGCGTTTCAGTTGATGCCGTTCTACTAGATGGATCTTTGCGCGATGCTTCCAAACGTGCGAGTGAGATGCTTGCTAGCGATGGTGCTTCTGTATTTTTGACAGATAAGTTTGAAGGCGATTCTGCAAATCAGCAAGAGTTTGACATTTTTGGCGCTGTCAATTACGCAGATAATGAAGAGTTTTCCTTCGATGACGAGTTTTAG
- the orn gene encoding oligoribonuclease, whose amino-acid sequence MAEAKEDLTFTPEESRLIWIDCEMTGLDIFHDELCEVSVVPTDFNLKVLDDGIDLVIKPSDAAVAHMNDFVRNMHTSSGLVDEWNKNGLPLEEAQKQVVEYVKRFLPARGKAHLAGNSVGSDKKFLDRYMPDLMANLHYRVIDVSTLKEISRRLYPDVYRNKPAKHGGHRALADIIESIDELRYYRDMMFVPAPGPSESQAKAGAQHIESTSLLRDYERRGEALEDVNSAEKRDY is encoded by the coding sequence ATGGCTGAAGCTAAGGAAGATCTTACGTTTACGCCGGAAGAGTCGCGCTTAATTTGGATTGATTGCGAGATGACGGGACTCGATATTTTCCACGACGAATTATGTGAAGTATCTGTAGTTCCAACCGACTTTAATCTGAAAGTTTTGGACGACGGCATTGATTTAGTGATTAAGCCGAGCGATGCTGCTGTGGCTCATATGAACGATTTTGTGCGCAATATGCACACTTCTTCCGGACTCGTTGACGAGTGGAATAAGAACGGTTTGCCGTTAGAAGAAGCGCAAAAGCAGGTAGTTGAATACGTAAAGCGCTTCCTGCCGGCTCGCGGAAAAGCTCATCTTGCTGGAAACTCCGTCGGTTCCGACAAAAAGTTCCTCGACCGCTATATGCCAGATTTAATGGCAAATCTGCACTATCGTGTAATAGACGTAAGCACGTTGAAGGAAATTTCGCGCAGGCTTTACCCGGACGTTTACCGCAATAAGCCGGCAAAACATGGCGGTCACCGTGCGCTCGCGGATATTATTGAGTCGATTGACGAGCTTCGTTACTACCGCGATATGATGTTCGTTCCAGCTCCAGGCCCAAGTGAGTCTCAAGCAAAAGCTGGCGCACAGCACATTGAAAGCACGAGCTTGCTTCGTGACTACGAACGCCGCGGAGAGGCGCTAGAAGACGTAAATTCCGCAGAAAAGCGCGACTACTAA
- the guaB gene encoding IMP dehydrogenase: MATTDINTKSVYAPVPPIFEKLGLAYDDVLLLPNETDVIPSEVDTSTRLTREITMKVPTISAAMDTVTESDMAIAMARNGGIGVLHRNLSIDDQAAQVDIVKRSESGMITDPLTVHPDATLADLDKLCGRFHISGLPVVDSENHLVGIITNRDMRFIASEDYDRLKVKDVMTRENLVTGPSDISKEDAHRLLADNKIEKLPLVDAEGKLTGLITVKDFVKTEQYPDATKDDQGRLRVAAGIGFLGDAWQRACALMEAGVDVLVVDTANGEARLALDMIRRIKADKAFDGVQIIGGNIATRQGAQAMIDAGVDAVKVGVGPGSICTTRVVAGVGVPQLTAVYDAAQACKAAGIPCIADGGIHYSGDIAKALVAGADTVMLGGTLAGCEEAPGEKVLLHGKQYKLYRGMGSLGAMAPRGKKSYSKDRYFQADVTSSDKVVPEGVEGEVPYRGPLNAVLYQLLGGLHQSMFYVGAHNIKEMQERGRFIRITDAGLRESHPHDIVMTAEAPNYSGFHN; this comes from the coding sequence ATGGCTACAACTGATATTAACACGAAATCCGTGTATGCTCCTGTTCCACCAATTTTCGAGAAGCTCGGTCTCGCTTATGACGATGTCCTTTTGCTTCCAAACGAAACTGATGTTATTCCGTCCGAAGTGGATACTTCCACTCGTCTGACTCGCGAAATTACCATGAAAGTGCCGACTATTTCGGCAGCTATGGATACTGTTACCGAGTCCGATATGGCTATTGCCATGGCGCGTAACGGTGGTATTGGAGTACTTCACCGCAATCTTTCTATTGATGATCAAGCTGCGCAGGTTGATATTGTTAAGCGCAGTGAATCCGGTATGATTACCGACCCGCTTACTGTTCACCCAGATGCTACGCTCGCCGATTTAGATAAATTGTGCGGGCGTTTCCATATTTCTGGTCTTCCGGTAGTGGATAGCGAAAATCATTTAGTTGGTATTATTACCAACCGTGACATGCGTTTTATTGCTTCCGAAGATTACGATCGCTTGAAAGTTAAGGACGTGATGACGCGCGAAAATCTCGTCACTGGTCCTTCCGATATTTCTAAGGAAGATGCTCACCGCTTGCTTGCGGATAACAAGATTGAAAAGTTGCCTTTGGTTGATGCTGAAGGTAAGCTTACAGGCTTGATTACTGTTAAGGACTTTGTGAAGACTGAGCAGTATCCGGATGCTACTAAGGATGATCAAGGTCGCTTGCGTGTTGCTGCTGGCATTGGCTTCCTTGGTGATGCTTGGCAGCGTGCGTGCGCTCTTATGGAAGCTGGAGTTGACGTGCTTGTGGTCGATACCGCAAACGGCGAGGCTCGCTTGGCTCTCGACATGATTCGTCGCATTAAGGCAGATAAGGCTTTCGACGGTGTGCAAATTATTGGCGGAAATATTGCAACTCGCCAAGGCGCACAGGCTATGATTGACGCTGGTGTTGATGCTGTAAAGGTTGGCGTTGGCCCAGGTTCTATTTGCACTACGCGTGTTGTTGCAGGCGTTGGTGTACCTCAACTTACTGCAGTTTACGACGCTGCTCAGGCTTGCAAGGCTGCTGGTATTCCATGCATTGCAGACGGCGGCATTCACTATTCCGGCGATATTGCTAAGGCTTTGGTTGCTGGTGCTGACACCGTTATGCTCGGCGGCACTTTGGCTGGATGTGAGGAAGCTCCTGGTGAGAAGGTTCTTCTTCACGGCAAGCAGTACAAGCTTTACCGCGGCATGGGCTCGCTTGGCGCAATGGCTCCTCGTGGTAAGAAGTCTTATTCGAAGGATCGTTACTTCCAGGCAGACGTTACCAGCTCCGACAAGGTGGTTCCAGAAGGCGTTGAAGGCGAAGTTCCATATCGCGGTCCACTTAACGCTGTGCTTTACCAGTTGCTTGGTGGCTTGCATCAGTCCATGTTCTACGTTGGTGCTCACAATATTAAGGAAATGCAAGAGCGCGGACGCTTTATTCGTATTACTGATGCAGGTCTTCGTGAATCTCATCCTCACGATATTGTGATGACTGCAGAAGCACCAAACTACAGCGGTTTCCACAACTAA
- a CDS encoding MraY family glycosyltransferase: MRVYLFIAAIAGGTTWLIMPLVRHLAIRMGAVGKVRARDVHTIPTPRMGGVGMLFGFAVAMAFASSMPFISGLFAGTHQPWVVLAGAVMICLLGVCDDIWDLDWMLKLAGQLLIAVFVAWGGLQIVTLPLGSLVTASPSVSIAITAILIVASINAVNFVDGLDGLASGIVAIGGIAFATYSYMLARTSPSYASMATLIDVAMVGMCVGFIMHNWHPAKLFMGDSGSMLIGYLITCASIIMTGHLDPSAVHTSIYLPVFMPILLPILVLFLPVLDMCLAITRRVAKGQSPMHPDRMHLHHRMLRIGHSVQGAVLILWGWAALIAFGSIMILFFKAVYVLVGMILAAALLTVLTMMPYLRRRLPELRNS; this comes from the coding sequence ATGAGGGTATACCTGTTTATTGCAGCAATTGCAGGCGGTACTACGTGGCTTATTATGCCGCTTGTTCGTCACCTTGCGATCCGTATGGGTGCTGTTGGCAAAGTTCGCGCTCGCGACGTGCATACTATTCCAACGCCACGTATGGGTGGTGTAGGTATGCTTTTTGGTTTTGCAGTTGCGATGGCATTCGCTAGTTCTATGCCATTTATTTCTGGGCTTTTTGCAGGAACGCACCAGCCGTGGGTTGTACTAGCAGGAGCCGTTATGATATGCCTGCTTGGGGTATGCGACGACATTTGGGATTTAGATTGGATGCTAAAGCTTGCCGGTCAGCTGCTTATAGCTGTTTTTGTAGCGTGGGGAGGGTTGCAAATCGTAACTTTGCCGCTCGGTTCACTCGTGACGGCATCTCCAAGCGTGTCAATCGCAATAACTGCAATACTAATCGTTGCTTCAATTAATGCAGTAAATTTTGTAGATGGGCTGGACGGACTGGCTTCCGGAATTGTTGCAATTGGCGGAATTGCCTTCGCAACCTACTCCTACATGCTCGCGCGCACGTCGCCATCCTACGCATCAATGGCAACTCTTATTGACGTTGCAATGGTAGGTATGTGCGTTGGATTTATCATGCACAATTGGCATCCTGCGAAACTTTTTATGGGCGATTCCGGCTCCATGCTAATCGGCTACTTAATTACTTGCGCGTCGATTATTATGACCGGCCATTTGGATCCGTCCGCCGTTCACACGAGTATTTATTTGCCTGTATTTATGCCGATTTTATTGCCGATTCTTGTGCTGTTCTTGCCGGTTCTTGATATGTGTTTGGCGATTACGCGGCGTGTTGCTAAAGGGCAGTCGCCAATGCATCCGGATCGCATGCACTTGCATCACCGCATGCTTAGAATCGGACATTCTGTGCAAGGTGCTGTGCTGATTTTGTGGGGATGGGCGGCGCTGATTGCGTTTGGCTCTATTATGATTTTGTTCTTTAAAGCTGTGTATGTGCTTGTTGGAATGATTCTTGCTGCTGCGTTGCTTACTGTGCTCACAATGATGCCGTACTTGCGTCGTCGCCTGCCCGAACTTCGCAATTCGTAG
- a CDS encoding L-threonylcarbamoyladenylate synthase, translating to MSKICNINGESLQMAAQIINEGGVIVVPTDTVYGVACDPFNEAAVAKIYELKRRPRTKALQILMSGVEDLEKLGLYLPSPLDILGKKFLPGGYSPIARAKKDSVASKLATLCKTNETDEKTQETESTQAIESTQAIESTQGVRVPDCPELMQILRVTGPLAASSANRSGNESADSVEEAFEAFGNEIPLYLNAGPTRSHVASTVVGADSSDKDGIVILREGVISECEIRNALSE from the coding sequence ATGAGCAAAATTTGCAATATCAACGGAGAATCACTGCAAATGGCAGCGCAAATTATTAACGAAGGCGGCGTAATCGTAGTGCCAACTGACACTGTGTATGGCGTTGCTTGTGACCCATTTAATGAAGCTGCAGTTGCAAAAATTTACGAGCTTAAGCGCAGGCCGCGCACGAAGGCGTTGCAAATTTTAATGAGCGGAGTGGAAGATTTAGAAAAACTTGGGCTGTATTTGCCGTCTCCGCTGGATATTTTAGGCAAAAAGTTCCTTCCGGGTGGATATTCTCCGATTGCGCGCGCTAAGAAGGACTCGGTTGCGTCCAAACTTGCAACGCTGTGCAAAACGAATGAGACTGATGAGAAAACTCAAGAAACTGAATCAACTCAAGCAATCGAATCAACTCAAGCAATCGAATCAACTCAAGGTGTGCGCGTGCCTGATTGCCCGGAATTAATGCAAATTTTGCGCGTTACGGGCCCGCTGGCTGCTTCTAGCGCGAATCGCAGTGGTAACGAAAGTGCAGACAGCGTCGAGGAAGCATTTGAGGCTTTCGGCAACGAAATTCCGCTGTATTTGAACGCAGGTCCAACTCGCTCGCACGTGGCAAGCACGGTAGTTGGTGCGGATTCAAGCGATAAAGACGGTATTGTGATTTTGCGCGAAGGTGTGATTTCGGAGTGCGAAATTCGTAATGCGTTAAGTGAGTAA